One window of the Pseudarthrobacter sp. ATCC 49987 genome contains the following:
- a CDS encoding siderophore-interacting protein, which translates to MTLAFEVQVTAVQQLGPNFRRITLGGHSLRNFGVHGSTLDLRIKLMIPSLAADGTALPLPEFRMEQAGWYREWLAMDPATRGSMRTYTVRRERLDAVYPELDVDFVLHFDDAGHGGPAANWARSATPGDTLTLIGPNNRAAHWVTAETYSGIEWRPGLAQRVLLAGDETAVPAISAILESLPSYVSGHAILEVPEAGDFQGITTAADVGITWLARGAAIGRSRPHGELLQEAVRAAVTLPGWVGLRSSREPAAGPEPEDVNVDHDILWETPARMDAAAISASRNPDKPAGAMPFYAWIAGEAGVVKELRRYLVRDVGIDRKQVSFMGYWRQGKAEL; encoded by the coding sequence ATGACCCTCGCCTTCGAGGTCCAGGTCACGGCGGTCCAGCAACTCGGACCAAACTTCCGGCGGATCACGCTGGGCGGGCATTCGCTGCGGAACTTCGGGGTCCATGGCAGCACCCTGGACCTGCGCATCAAGCTCATGATCCCGTCGCTGGCCGCGGACGGTACCGCGTTGCCGCTGCCGGAGTTCCGGATGGAGCAGGCCGGCTGGTACCGCGAGTGGCTGGCCATGGATCCTGCGACCCGCGGCTCCATGCGCACGTACACCGTGCGGCGGGAACGCCTCGACGCCGTCTACCCGGAACTCGACGTCGACTTCGTGCTGCACTTCGACGATGCCGGCCACGGCGGACCGGCCGCCAACTGGGCCCGCAGCGCCACACCGGGGGACACCCTGACCCTGATCGGACCCAACAACCGGGCCGCGCACTGGGTCACTGCGGAAACGTACTCCGGGATCGAATGGCGGCCGGGCCTGGCCCAGCGGGTCCTGCTGGCCGGCGATGAGACGGCCGTGCCTGCCATCAGCGCCATTCTTGAGAGCCTGCCGTCGTACGTGAGCGGGCACGCCATCCTCGAGGTTCCGGAAGCCGGCGACTTCCAGGGCATCACGACAGCCGCCGACGTCGGGATCACCTGGCTCGCGCGCGGTGCGGCCATCGGCCGGTCGCGTCCGCACGGGGAATTGCTGCAGGAGGCGGTCCGCGCCGCCGTCACCCTGCCCGGCTGGGTCGGGCTCCGGTCATCCCGCGAGCCTGCGGCCGGCCCCGAGCCCGAGGACGTCAACGTGGACCACGACATCCTGTGGGAGACCCCCGCAAGGATGGATGCCGCGGCGATCAGCGCCAGCAGGAACCCGGACAAGCCCGCAGGGGCCATGCCGTTCTACGCCTGGATCGCCGGTGAAGCGGGGGTAGTCAAGGAGCTGCGCCGGTACTTGGTCCGGGACGTGGGTATCGACCGGAAGCAGGTGTCGTTCATGGGGTACTGGCGGCAAGGGAAGGCGGAGCTCTAA
- a CDS encoding SGNH/GDSL hydrolase family protein, with protein sequence MVENLLSPGADGRRVYVALGDSFTEGVGDYNPRLPNGVRGWADRVAEQLARAEPGWEYANLAIRSKRLRHIIAEQLDAALAMEPTLVTLYAGGNDILDIGTDIHALMMDYEFLVARLAASGATVVLFTGFDVRVSALLEPLKRRNAIYNQRVREVAARYEAVLVDYWCFDAFYDPRMWDSDRLHMSKAGHKYLAGQVLDQLGVPHKVKPKEWAPPAKLGLRDWERRQRRWVHDWVLPLFGRKLRGVTLGDELRPRWPAPVRVPPKAGLKKLAARIPAG encoded by the coding sequence ATGGTCGAAAACCTTCTATCCCCGGGCGCTGATGGGCGGCGGGTCTATGTTGCCCTGGGGGATTCCTTCACCGAGGGGGTGGGGGACTACAATCCCCGGCTGCCCAACGGGGTGCGCGGGTGGGCGGACCGGGTGGCGGAGCAACTGGCCAGGGCGGAGCCGGGGTGGGAGTATGCCAACCTTGCCATCCGCAGCAAAAGGCTGCGGCACATCATCGCGGAACAGCTGGACGCCGCGCTCGCCATGGAACCGACCCTGGTCACCCTGTACGCAGGCGGGAACGACATCCTGGACATCGGGACCGACATCCACGCCCTCATGATGGACTACGAGTTCCTCGTCGCCAGACTCGCCGCGAGCGGGGCCACGGTAGTGCTGTTCACCGGCTTCGATGTCAGGGTCTCGGCGCTGCTGGAACCCCTCAAGAGGCGGAACGCCATCTACAACCAGCGGGTCCGCGAGGTGGCGGCCAGGTACGAGGCCGTGCTGGTGGACTACTGGTGCTTCGACGCGTTCTATGATCCCCGGATGTGGGATTCGGACCGCCTGCACATGTCCAAGGCGGGCCACAAGTATCTCGCCGGCCAGGTCCTGGACCAGCTAGGGGTCCCGCACAAGGTCAAGCCCAAGGAATGGGCGCCGCCGGCGAAACTCGGCCTCCGGGACTGGGAACGACGGCAGCGCCGTTGGGTACATGACTGGGTCCTGCCGCTCTTCGGGCGCAAGCTCAGGGGTGTCACGCTCGGCGACGAGCTCAGGCCGCGCTGGCCGGCGCCGGTCAGGGTCCCGCCGAAGGCTGGGCTGAAGAAACTGGCCGCCAGGATCCCCGCGGGCTGA
- a CDS encoding YciI family protein: MYVVSLTYKVPEEIVDFHLPAHVTWLQDAFDQGIFMVAGRKIPRTGALLLSNADRDALDASLARDPFYVNGVAEFDVEEFHASRVAPGYENLLDS; encoded by the coding sequence ATGTATGTAGTCTCGCTGACCTACAAGGTCCCCGAAGAGATCGTTGACTTCCATCTTCCGGCCCACGTCACGTGGCTGCAGGATGCGTTCGACCAGGGCATCTTTATGGTCGCAGGGCGGAAAATCCCGCGCACGGGCGCCCTGCTGCTTTCCAACGCGGACCGCGATGCCCTCGACGCCTCGCTGGCCAGGGATCCGTTCTATGTCAACGGAGTGGCCGAATTCGACGTCGAGGAGTTCCACGCGAGCCGGGTGGCTCCGGGCTACGAGAACCTGCTGGACAGCTGA
- a CDS encoding MarR family winged helix-turn-helix transcriptional regulator: MTEPRWLNADERRAWLAQVSINTLLPAALDTQLHHARKLSLFDYNVLAMLSEADGRFLPMSELAARTSASLSRLSHVVTKLQTRGWVERRPHPGDARVTTAHLTDAGMETIEELAPGHVEAVRSLFLDALSEEDVADLARIGEKIVGRLDKDHWILRESKRA; the protein is encoded by the coding sequence ATGACTGAACCGCGCTGGCTGAACGCCGACGAACGACGGGCCTGGCTGGCCCAAGTAAGCATCAATACCCTGCTTCCGGCAGCCTTGGACACGCAGCTTCACCACGCGCGCAAGCTCTCCCTCTTCGACTACAACGTCCTCGCGATGCTCTCCGAGGCCGACGGCCGTTTTCTGCCCATGAGCGAACTCGCCGCACGCACCAGCGCCTCCCTGTCCCGGCTCTCCCACGTGGTCACCAAACTGCAGACCCGCGGGTGGGTGGAGCGCCGCCCGCACCCGGGGGACGCCCGGGTAACGACGGCGCACCTCACCGACGCGGGAATGGAGACCATCGAGGAGCTCGCCCCGGGCCACGTCGAGGCCGTCCGTTCGCTGTTCCTCGACGCCCTGAGCGAGGAGGACGTCGCCGACCTCGCCCGGATCGGCGAGAAGATCGTGGGCCGCCTGGACAAGGACCACTGGATCCTGCGGGAGAGCAAGCGCGCCTAA
- the glsA gene encoding glutaminase A, which produces MESPIDSYLRQIHAEIAQLKDGKPYSTIPAMANVDPDNFGIALATVDGKVYEIGDTREEFTIQSISKPFTYGLALEDLGNEAVDAKVDVEPSGDSFNEISLAEGTGRPANAMINAGALTATSLIRGSGGQSGFKRILSTYSAFAGRQLSVSEQVFESELKHGHRNTALAYLLRSFNIIEDDPTPVLADYFRQCSVLVNCFDLSIMAATLANGGRNPLSGKQVLEIGPVERVLSVMMTSGMYDDAGAWISSVGMPGKSGVAGGIIAVLPGQVGLAVYSPPLDEHGSSVRGLATAQRLSRDMELHFVRAARTGRSAILAAYDVTETPSGIRRNDEAADVLRAHGHRARVIEVNGDLLFAGTESMVRELSSLADDVDLVVLDVRRTDQISDVAVRMLATARQGMADAGRELVLIEADGSVADALGSLEQRLVPSFATRSAAVEYSENRLLERHGDHLLLPDHVPVTASPALAPLDEADAAALEALMTPKSYDDGDVIRRVGLRFGGVYFITSGRVSSTSPGPTAERVKLNTLSAGMTFGELALGSGNRQETTVRAIGPVEVMVLSAEAITELEAADPRLAIALWKALTRDAYTRVEQYLRESAVRIRE; this is translated from the coding sequence ATGGAATCGCCGATCGACAGCTACCTGCGCCAGATCCACGCCGAGATCGCCCAGCTCAAGGACGGCAAGCCCTACAGCACCATCCCGGCCATGGCCAACGTGGACCCGGACAACTTCGGCATCGCCCTCGCCACCGTGGACGGCAAGGTATACGAAATCGGTGACACCCGCGAGGAATTCACGATCCAGTCCATCTCCAAGCCCTTCACCTACGGGCTGGCCCTCGAGGACCTCGGCAACGAGGCCGTGGACGCCAAAGTGGACGTGGAACCGTCGGGGGACTCCTTCAACGAGATCTCCCTGGCCGAAGGGACGGGCCGGCCGGCCAATGCGATGATTAACGCCGGAGCCCTCACCGCGACCTCGCTGATCAGGGGGTCCGGCGGGCAGTCCGGCTTCAAAAGGATCCTCAGCACGTATTCCGCTTTCGCCGGCCGCCAGCTCTCGGTCAGCGAGCAGGTCTTCGAATCCGAACTCAAGCATGGCCACCGCAACACGGCGCTCGCGTACCTGCTGCGCTCCTTCAACATCATTGAGGATGACCCGACGCCGGTCCTGGCGGACTATTTCCGCCAGTGCTCCGTCCTGGTGAACTGCTTCGACCTCTCGATCATGGCCGCCACCCTTGCCAACGGCGGCCGAAACCCGCTCAGCGGCAAACAGGTGCTGGAGATCGGCCCGGTGGAACGCGTGCTGTCCGTCATGATGACTTCCGGCATGTACGACGACGCCGGCGCCTGGATCAGCAGCGTGGGCATGCCGGGAAAGAGCGGGGTGGCCGGCGGCATCATCGCCGTGCTGCCCGGCCAGGTGGGCCTGGCCGTCTATTCGCCGCCGCTTGATGAACACGGCAGCAGCGTCCGCGGCCTGGCCACTGCGCAGCGCCTCTCCCGGGACATGGAACTGCACTTCGTCCGCGCGGCCCGGACCGGCCGGTCCGCTATCCTCGCCGCCTACGACGTGACCGAGACGCCGTCGGGCATCCGCCGGAACGACGAGGCCGCCGACGTCCTCCGGGCGCACGGCCACCGGGCCCGCGTGATCGAAGTCAACGGCGACCTCCTCTTCGCCGGAACCGAGTCCATGGTCCGCGAGCTGAGCAGCCTGGCGGACGACGTCGACCTCGTGGTCCTGGATGTGCGCCGCACCGACCAGATCAGCGACGTCGCCGTGCGCATGCTGGCCACAGCGAGGCAGGGGATGGCCGACGCCGGCCGGGAACTGGTCCTGATTGAGGCGGACGGTTCCGTCGCGGACGCTCTGGGATCGCTGGAACAGCGGCTGGTGCCGTCCTTCGCGACCCGGAGCGCCGCCGTCGAATACTCCGAAAACCGCCTGCTGGAACGCCACGGGGACCATCTGCTGCTGCCGGACCACGTCCCGGTCACAGCATCGCCTGCTTTGGCACCGCTGGACGAGGCGGACGCCGCGGCGCTCGAAGCCCTCATGACCCCGAAATCGTACGACGACGGCGACGTCATCCGGCGGGTCGGCCTGCGGTTCGGCGGGGTCTACTTCATCACCTCCGGGAGGGTCAGCAGCACGTCCCCGGGGCCCACCGCGGAGCGGGTGAAGCTGAACACCCTCAGCGCCGGCATGACGTTCGGCGAACTGGCGCTGGGAAGCGGCAACCGGCAGGAAACCACGGTCCGGGCCATCGGTCCGGTGGAGGTCATGGTGCTCAGTGCCGAGGCCATCACCGAGCTGGAAGCCGCCGACCCGCGCCTGGCGATCGCCCTTTGGAAGGCCCTGACCCGGGACGCCTACACCCGCGTGGAGCAGTACCTGCGGGAGTCCGCGGTCCGGATCCGCGAATAG
- a CDS encoding SGNH/GDSL hydrolase family protein has product MDFTSRYVALGDSFTEGVGDDDPTRPNGVRGWADRVAEQLGAADPGFGYANLAIRGRKLRQIMAEQVDAAVALNPTLVSIYAGANDILRPKVDIDNLLVDYDAGIRKLKATGATVVMFTGFDSRGSKIFGTTRGRTAIYNELVRGIAGDHGALLVDYWRFSEYYDWGMWATDRMHMSAAGHANMAQRVLTVLEHDHSIDIPPMTPVPELSRAEAVRANARWVREFAGPWVVRRVTGKSSGDGLAPRYPSLTHL; this is encoded by the coding sequence ATGGATTTCACGTCCCGCTATGTAGCCCTTGGCGACTCCTTCACGGAAGGCGTCGGCGATGATGACCCCACCCGCCCCAACGGCGTGCGGGGCTGGGCGGACCGGGTGGCCGAGCAGCTCGGCGCCGCCGATCCGGGCTTCGGGTACGCGAACCTCGCCATCCGCGGCCGGAAACTCCGCCAGATCATGGCCGAACAGGTCGATGCCGCCGTCGCACTCAATCCCACCCTCGTGAGCATCTACGCCGGCGCCAACGACATCCTCCGGCCCAAGGTCGACATCGATAATCTGCTGGTGGATTACGACGCCGGCATCCGCAAGCTCAAGGCCACCGGCGCAACCGTGGTGATGTTCACCGGGTTCGATTCCCGCGGCTCGAAGATCTTCGGCACCACCCGCGGCCGCACCGCGATCTACAACGAACTGGTCCGCGGAATCGCCGGGGACCACGGCGCCCTCCTGGTGGATTACTGGCGTTTCAGCGAGTACTACGACTGGGGAATGTGGGCAACCGACCGGATGCACATGTCCGCCGCGGGCCACGCGAACATGGCCCAGCGCGTCCTCACCGTCCTGGAGCACGACCACTCGATCGACATTCCGCCCATGACTCCGGTTCCCGAGCTCAGCCGGGCCGAGGCCGTCCGCGCCAACGCCCGCTGGGTCCGCGAATTCGCCGGACCGTGGGTGGTCCGCCGGGTCACGGGGAAGTCGTCAGGCGACGGACTGGCCCCGCGCTACCCGAGCCTCACGCACCTCTAG
- a CDS encoding FAD:protein FMN transferase, which translates to MGTVISLALPVEGCWTPGGEPVLEGATAAVERVFAGLDATFSLYRPDSEASRLARGEVTLRDTSAAFRARFADATGWRLLTDGFFTPERPDGILDLSGIIKGYAIDQAASALESAGITDWCLNAGGDVLVSGSPAPGTGTPWLAGIVDPQDRGTLLSGFALGGTGRFAALATSGTAERGNHIWRAGAGRRGRHPLEFRQVSVAAPDILTADVLATAIVAGGRRMLDWATDSWDVEVLAVLGGGELLATPGFRA; encoded by the coding sequence ATGGGGACGGTCATCAGCCTCGCCCTGCCAGTGGAGGGCTGCTGGACGCCCGGCGGCGAACCAGTGCTGGAAGGTGCCACTGCCGCCGTCGAACGCGTGTTCGCCGGCCTGGACGCGACGTTCAGCCTCTACCGACCGGATTCGGAAGCGAGCCGGCTGGCCCGCGGCGAAGTGACGCTGCGGGATACCTCGGCGGCATTCCGCGCCCGTTTTGCGGACGCCACGGGCTGGCGGCTGCTGACCGACGGTTTCTTCACCCCCGAGCGGCCCGACGGCATACTGGACCTCTCCGGAATCATCAAGGGCTACGCCATCGACCAGGCGGCCTCCGCCCTGGAGTCCGCCGGCATTACGGACTGGTGCCTGAACGCGGGCGGTGACGTGCTGGTGAGCGGCTCGCCCGCACCGGGAACCGGGACTCCGTGGCTGGCCGGCATCGTCGATCCGCAGGACCGCGGAACGCTGCTCTCGGGCTTTGCGCTGGGCGGCACAGGGCGCTTCGCGGCATTGGCGACGTCCGGCACCGCTGAGCGAGGTAACCACATCTGGCGGGCTGGGGCAGGCCGCAGGGGACGGCACCCCCTCGAATTCCGCCAGGTCTCCGTGGCAGCCCCGGACATTCTCACCGCGGACGTGCTGGCGACGGCGATCGTCGCCGGAGGGAGGCGGATGCTGGATTGGGCCACGGACAGCTGGGACGTCGAGGTGCTGGCCGTACTTGGCGGCGGGGAACTGCTCGCGACGCCGGGCTTCCGCGCCTAG
- a CDS encoding FMN-binding protein encodes MRTRAAVSAALASAGILLVGWQSGAHVADTGSTAAATSAPASSGTAGGSGTTNGSSGSSSASGSSGSTGSSGSTGSAGSSASAAQAAGTFTGAAVQTRFGTVQVQITVKAGAITDVTALQLTDDDRKSVQISNRAAPLLRTAVIKAQSAQVQTISGATVTSDAYLSSLQAALDAANL; translated from the coding sequence GTGAGAACACGCGCAGCAGTTTCAGCAGCACTGGCCTCCGCCGGAATACTCCTGGTCGGCTGGCAGTCCGGAGCCCACGTCGCAGACACCGGGAGCACTGCGGCGGCCACTTCGGCCCCCGCCTCGTCCGGGACGGCCGGGGGCAGCGGAACCACCAACGGATCTTCCGGATCCAGTTCCGCAAGCGGGTCCAGCGGAAGCACCGGCTCCAGCGGTTCGACGGGTTCCGCGGGAAGCTCCGCCAGCGCGGCACAGGCCGCCGGGACCTTCACCGGGGCGGCGGTCCAGACCCGCTTCGGCACCGTCCAGGTGCAGATCACCGTAAAAGCCGGCGCGATCACGGATGTCACCGCCCTCCAGCTGACCGACGACGACCGAAAATCCGTGCAAATCAGCAACCGGGCCGCTCCGCTGCTGCGTACCGCGGTCATCAAGGCCCAGTCGGCCCAGGTGCAGACCATCAGCGGCGCCACCGTCACCAGCGACGCCTATTTGAGTTCTCTTCAGGCAGCCCTCGATGCAGCCAACCTTTAG
- a CDS encoding ferredoxin reductase family protein has protein sequence MNSSLQTALPATARRTPVERFRGQSRRRLLRADLLTVLAWASVALSIALWLADGGARGFSTLAGSFTALGIVAGLAGMDLVLLMLLLAARIPLIDGAVGHDRALEFHRKLGKPSLYLLLAHGILIAIGYGMAEGLDPVSELVSLWVLVPDMWLAIVSMGLFIAVVVTSLVAVRRRFPYEFWYAVHLLTYAAVLTAIPHQFSTGALFAEGTWQRWYWLAICIGAGAALVHYRVLEPLVATVRHQLTVSRVATEGPGVVSIELAGRHLDELAGSGGRFFIWRFLAPSAWWHPHPFSLSAEPVLFDSAGRGRLRITVRNLGRGSAQLARLKSGTRVAIEGPYGLFSTAARSRNRIVMIGAGIGITPIRALLERTPFEPGNATVILRGHSEAELYLGDEILELCRRRGATLFHLTGARTTGEQSWLPESAVRSGHRLGSYAPDVADADVYICGPSAWARSAISGARAAGVREEQLHYEKFDW, from the coding sequence ATGAACTCTTCACTCCAGACGGCCCTGCCGGCCACGGCCCGCCGCACTCCGGTGGAGCGGTTCCGCGGCCAGTCCCGGCGCCGTCTGCTCCGGGCAGACCTCCTGACGGTGCTCGCGTGGGCTTCGGTGGCCTTGTCAATCGCGCTCTGGCTCGCCGACGGCGGCGCCAGGGGGTTCTCGACCCTGGCCGGTTCCTTCACAGCCCTGGGAATCGTCGCCGGGCTGGCCGGCATGGACCTTGTGCTGCTGATGCTGCTGCTGGCCGCGCGTATTCCCCTGATCGATGGCGCCGTAGGGCACGACCGGGCCCTGGAATTCCACCGCAAACTCGGCAAACCGTCGTTGTACCTGCTGCTCGCGCACGGAATCCTGATCGCAATCGGATATGGAATGGCCGAAGGGCTCGATCCGGTGAGTGAGCTCGTGTCCCTCTGGGTGCTGGTGCCAGACATGTGGCTCGCCATCGTGTCCATGGGACTGTTCATCGCCGTTGTGGTCACTTCGCTGGTCGCCGTCCGACGCCGGTTCCCTTACGAATTCTGGTATGCCGTCCACCTGCTGACCTACGCAGCGGTGCTGACCGCGATCCCGCATCAGTTCAGCACCGGGGCCCTCTTCGCCGAGGGCACCTGGCAGCGCTGGTACTGGCTGGCCATCTGCATTGGCGCCGGCGCTGCCCTGGTCCACTACCGCGTACTGGAGCCACTCGTGGCCACCGTCCGCCACCAACTGACGGTGAGCCGCGTCGCGACGGAGGGTCCCGGCGTCGTCAGTATTGAACTGGCGGGCCGCCACCTCGACGAACTGGCCGGCAGCGGCGGCCGGTTCTTCATCTGGAGGTTCCTCGCCCCGAGCGCGTGGTGGCATCCGCACCCGTTCAGCCTGTCCGCGGAACCCGTGCTGTTCGATTCCGCGGGCCGGGGCCGACTGCGGATTACCGTTCGCAACCTCGGCCGGGGATCGGCCCAGTTGGCGCGGCTGAAATCCGGGACCAGGGTAGCGATCGAGGGACCCTACGGGCTCTTCAGCACAGCGGCCCGCAGCCGGAACCGCATCGTGATGATCGGGGCCGGCATCGGAATCACCCCCATCCGCGCACTGCTGGAGCGCACCCCCTTTGAACCGGGCAACGCCACAGTGATTCTCCGCGGCCACAGTGAGGCGGAACTCTATCTGGGCGACGAAATCCTGGAACTTTGCCGGCGCCGCGGCGCGACTCTGTTCCATCTCACCGGCGCCCGGACCACCGGCGAACAGAGTTGGCTGCCCGAATCGGCCGTCCGTTCAGGACACCGGCTAGGCAGTTATGCCCCTGACGTCGCCGACGCCGACGTGTACATCTGCGGTCCGTCCGCTTGGGCCCGCAGTGCGATCAGTGGAGCCCGCGCTGCCGGCGTCCGCGAAGAGCAACTCCACTACGAAAAGTTCGACTGGTGA
- the rpmB gene encoding 50S ribosomal protein L28 produces the protein MAAHCQVTGAEPGFGHSISHSHRRNKRRFDPNIQKKRYWVPSLRRNVTLQVSARGIKTIDVRGIDVVVAAILARGVKL, from the coding sequence ATGGCAGCACACTGCCAGGTGACCGGAGCCGAGCCGGGCTTTGGACACAGCATTTCGCACTCGCACCGACGCAACAAGCGTCGGTTCGACCCGAACATCCAGAAGAAGCGCTACTGGGTTCCGTCCCTGCGCCGTAATGTCACCCTGCAGGTCTCTGCACGTGGCATCAAGACCATCGACGTGCGTGGCATCGACGTAGTCGTAGCCGCCATCCTGGCACGAGGAGTGAAGCTCTAA
- the rpmG gene encoding 50S ribosomal protein L33, protein MAKDKDVRPIIKLKSTAGTGYTYVTRKNRRNDPDRMVLKKYDPRIRKHVEFREER, encoded by the coding sequence ATGGCTAAGGACAAGGACGTACGTCCGATCATCAAGCTCAAGTCGACCGCGGGCACGGGTTACACCTACGTGACGCGCAAGAACCGTCGTAACGACCCGGACCGCATGGTTCTGAAGAAGTACGACCCCCGCATCCGCAAGCACGTCGAATTCCGAGAGGAGCGCTAA
- the rpsN gene encoding 30S ribosomal protein S14, translating into MAKKSMIAKNEQRKVIVERYAAKRLELKKALVDPASTDEAREAARLGLQKLPRNASPVRLRNRDIIDGRPRGTFQKFGISRVRFRDMAHRGELPGITKSSW; encoded by the coding sequence ATGGCTAAGAAGTCAATGATCGCTAAGAACGAACAGCGTAAAGTCATCGTCGAGCGTTATGCTGCAAAGCGCCTCGAACTGAAGAAGGCTCTGGTTGACCCCGCGTCGACCGACGAAGCCCGCGAAGCTGCACGCCTCGGCCTGCAGAAGCTGCCCCGCAACGCCTCGCCGGTACGTCTGCGTAACCGCGACATCATCGATGGCCGCCCGCGCGGTACCTTCCAGAAGTTCGGCATCTCCCGTGTTCGCTTCCGCGACATGGCTCACCGCGGTGAGCTCCCGGGCATCACGAAGTCTTCCTGGTAA